From Trichoplusia ni isolate ovarian cell line Hi5 chromosome 8, tn1, whole genome shotgun sequence, one genomic window encodes:
- the LOC113496881 gene encoding putative nuclease HARBI1, whose product MARLAVMYSVSLNFHKKQLKQRRDERRMMRYTEKAFSMNENEFKANYRVSKDLFHEIFENIKPFMQSPKRRSDLLPKYKVLVALSFYATGSYQRLVGGSYGTLMSQQSTSRSIREVTAALNHPLIQRKWIKFPQTRRERDAVKLRFFEKFSIPSVIGCIDGTHIAIIRPSENEERFFNRKHFHSRNVMIIADSDLRILSVDASFGGASHDSFVWNQHPVKQHLIELNNNG is encoded by the exons ATGGCACGATTGGCGGTAATGTACAGTGTTTCGttaaatttccataaaaaacaactgaaacaaaGACGAGATGAGCGTCGGATGATGCGTTATACGGAGAAAGCGTTTTCGATGAATGAAAACGAGTTTAAAGCCAATTATAGGGTGAGCAAGGATTTGTTTCACGAAATATTCGAAAACATAAAGCCTTTTATGCAATCCCCTAAGAGAAGAAGtgatttattaccaaaatataag GTTTTAGTGGCATTGTCCTTTTATGCTACTGGGAGTTACCAAAGGCTAGTTGGAGGCAGTTATGGGACCCTAATGAGTCAGCAATCTACTTCTCGTTCTATTCGAGAGGTAACAGCAGCTCTTAACCATCCCTTAATACAAAGGAAATGGATCAAGTTTCCTCAAACTCGTCGTGAAAGAGATGCTGTAAAACTGAG attttttgaaaaattcagTATACCATCTGTTATAGGATGCATTGATGGCACTCATATAGCCATAATTAGACCATCAGAAAATGAAGAGAGATTTTTTAAtcgcaaacattttcattcaagaAATGTTATGATT ataGCTGATTCAGACTTAAGAATACTGTCAGTAGACGCTTCATTTGGAGGAGCATCACATGATAGTTTCGTCTGGAATCAGCATCCTgtgaaacaacatttaattgaattaaataataatgggtaa
- the LOC113496616 gene encoding uncharacterized protein LOC113496616, producing the protein MEMQFEQPVHVSPILGTSHSEIIPETIIPVTTPLQTTPLLSNNPPRRRRRSLTQRQDTVTMERFAMMEERRIEAETTTAQALVQLSQQIGNIARALTSIATAISDVARKMPEP; encoded by the exons ATGGAAATGCAGTTCGAGCAACCGGTGCATGTTTCCCCTATACTTGGCACATCACATAGTGAAATAATACCAGAAACCATAA taccTGTGACCACGCCACTACAGACTACGCCTCTGTTGAGTAACAATCCTCCACGACGGCGACGCCGGTCTTTAACTCAGAGGCAGGATACAGTGACGATGGAACGGTTTGCCATGATGGAAGAGCGACGGATTGAAGCCGAAACGACAACAGCCCAAGCATTAGTTCAACTGTCACAACAAATTGGCAATATTGCAAGGGCTTTAACATCTATAGCTACAGCAATTTCAGACGTAGCCAGAAAAATGCCAGAACCTTAA
- the LOC113496880 gene encoding uncharacterized protein LOC113496880 → MTRTLCLCFTLCALVGWGDGVSTKMDFGEEEVTAVITNTTKLEDDDVEVKHTIVLSTKLRNNNRRGLHANDDNSETLSYNIGNKETKEDSGEVPVVNGYKSVETTQIRTPDTRYRSQVYPDSTFINRNMRDELDIYPNYITNPSQWKPSNFYNNINWLNQELPSITDYTSGWKASRPAYQTPGKFHRRLSDDSMKEFYCNKCREMNGQANKGCPQQRTNSWLYTTTPKMKLDGKLAKLN, encoded by the exons ATGACACGGACGCTGTGTCTCTGCTTCACCCTTTGTG cGTTAGTCGGCTGGGGCGATGGAGTCTCCACAAAAATGGATTTCGGTGAAGAAGAGGTTACAGCAGTAATCACGAATACTACTAAACTGGAAGATGATGATGTCGAAGTAAAACACACAATTGTATTATCAACAAAACTTAGGAATAACAATAGAAGAGGATTACACGCTAATGATG ATAATAGCGAAACGCTATCCTACAACATTGGcaataaggaaacaaaagaaGACAGCGGCGAAGTTCCAGTAGTCAACGGATACAAATCTGTGGAAACCACACAAATAAGGACACCGGACACCAGGTACAGGTCCCAAGTGTACCCGGACTCAACCTTCATCAACAGGAACATGAGAGATGAGCTCGATATATACCCGAATTACATCACGAACCCATCACAATGGAAGCCTTCGAACTTCTACAATAACATCAACTGGTTGAACCAAGAGCTGCCCAGTATCACTGACTATACCTCAGGCTGGAAGGCCAGTAGACCAGCCTACCAAACCCCAGGCAAGTTCCACAGAAGACTGAGCGACGATAGCATGAAAGAATTTTACTGTAACAAGTGTAGAGAAATGAACGGTCAGGCTAATAAGGGTTGTCCACAACAAAGAACGAATTCTTGGTTGTACACAACGACACCTAAAATGAAGCTAGATGGAAAATTGGcgaaattaaactaa
- the LOC113496625 gene encoding uncharacterized protein LOC113496625 isoform X2, producing MMKLIFLVILPVAWCYGTSGGGGSFSYVDSTGNRYGGSYGVKDGKVVSATGDINPEHFADTAFHGDNIGPNFGPEYLSNLENILQEFPAFNNFPGFGFPGFDYGMPNPVPGLKNAAFASAAAGPGFNHHIASIFPGNPANPNINKVNHYADSATPNRAGFVSVSSNSFASSQNVDGKESTLREAETYVNDNGKITHYKVRN from the exons GTACGAGCGGCGGAGGAGGCTCATTCTCATACGTGGACTCGACAGGCAATAGGTACGGCGGCTCATACGGTGTGAAGGACGGCAAGGTTGTAAGCGCGACGGGAGACATTAACCCTGAACATTTCGCAGACACCGCCTTCCACGGTGACAACATTGGGCCCAACTTTGGCCCCGAATATTTGTCCAACCTCGAGAACATTCTCCAAGA GTTCCCAGCCTTCAACAATTTCCCAGGATTCGGTTTCCCCGGGTTTGACTACGGAATGCCGAACCCAGTCCCTGGACTTAAGAACGCTGCGTTCGCAAGTGCGGCGGCGGGCCCCGGCTTCAATCACCATATTGCCTCCATTTTCCCAGGCAATCCG GCTAACCCCAACATAAACAAGGTCAACCATTATGCTGACTCCGCGACTCCAAACCGAGCAGGGTTCGTCTCCGTCTCCAGCAACTCATTCGCCTCATCACAGAACGTGGACGGCAAGGAGTCCACACTGAGAGAAGCTGAGACCTACGTCAACGACAATGGAAAGATCACTCATTACAAAGTccgcaattaa
- the LOC113496625 gene encoding uncharacterized protein LOC113496625 isoform X1 codes for MMKLIFLVILPVAWCYGTSGGGGSFSYVDSTGNRYGGSYGVKDGKVVSATGDINPEHFADTAFHGDNIGPNFGPEYLSNLENILQEVFKTNYENQRLAINAARRAFDLTSNRAPAYFPIPPPIRFPAFNNFPGFGFPGFDYGMPNPVPGLKNAAFASAAAGPGFNHHIASIFPGNPANPNINKVNHYADSATPNRAGFVSVSSNSFASSQNVDGKESTLREAETYVNDNGKITHYKVRN; via the exons GTACGAGCGGCGGAGGAGGCTCATTCTCATACGTGGACTCGACAGGCAATAGGTACGGCGGCTCATACGGTGTGAAGGACGGCAAGGTTGTAAGCGCGACGGGAGACATTAACCCTGAACATTTCGCAGACACCGCCTTCCACGGTGACAACATTGGGCCCAACTTTGGCCCCGAATATTTGTCCAACCTCGAGAACATTCTCCAAGA ggttttcaaaacaaattatgagAATCAGAGGCTAGCGATTAACGCAGCTAGGAGAGCGTTCGACTTGACGTCGAATCGGGCCCCTGCTTACTTTCCTATTCCTCCTCCCATCAGGTTCCCAGCCTTCAACAATTTCCCAGGATTCGGTTTCCCCGGGTTTGACTACGGAATGCCGAACCCAGTCCCTGGACTTAAGAACGCTGCGTTCGCAAGTGCGGCGGCGGGCCCCGGCTTCAATCACCATATTGCCTCCATTTTCCCAGGCAATCCG GCTAACCCCAACATAAACAAGGTCAACCATTATGCTGACTCCGCGACTCCAAACCGAGCAGGGTTCGTCTCCGTCTCCAGCAACTCATTCGCCTCATCACAGAACGTGGACGGCAAGGAGTCCACACTGAGAGAAGCTGAGACCTACGTCAACGACAATGGAAAGATCACTCATTACAAAGTccgcaattaa